A genome region from Hoplias malabaricus isolate fHopMal1 chromosome 8, fHopMal1.hap1, whole genome shotgun sequence includes the following:
- the matn3b gene encoding matrilin-3b isoform X2, translated as MVPTSPLPVRTSVGTPSPAAPSTEPAPAEVCRSRPLDLIFIIDSSRSVRPAEFEKVKVFLSNMMDALEIGQDATRVGLVNYASTVTIEFRLNTYYNKAKLKQAFSRIDPLSTGTMTGLAIKTAIEQAFIEESGARPLHQNISKVAIIVTDGRPQDKVEDVSASARSTGIEIYAVGVDRADMKSLRLMASQPLDDHVFYVETYGVIEKLTSKFRETLCGLDACDLRHDCEHICVNNNKSYICKCRVGYILNTDGKTCSQANGLDACALGHDCEHICVNNNNNSYICKCRVGYVLNPNGKTCSQANEVRSDVSEDACMCEAQIAFQKKVHHSIQELTSKLDDINRRVQQFRFR; from the exons ATGGTACCCACCAGCCCACTGCCGGTCCGTACCTCAGTGGGTACACCTTCCCCTGCTGCACCTTCCACTGAGCCAG CTCCGGCCGAGGTGTGCAGGAGCCGCCCGCTGGACCTGATCTTTATCATCGATAGCTCTCGCAGCGTTCGACCAGCTGAGTTTGAGAAAGTCAAAGTCTTCCTTTCGAACATGATGGATGCTTTGGAGATCGGGCAGGATGCCACACGGGTCGGTTTGGTCAACTACGCCAGCACGGTCACTATTGAGTTCCGCCTGAACACATACTACAACAAGGCAAAGCTCAAACAGGCCTTCTCTCGCATTGACCCTCTTTCGACTGGCACCATGACTGGCCTGGCCATCAAAACGGCAATAGAGCAAGCCTTCATCGAGGAGTCCGGTGCCAGGCCCCTGCACCAGAACATCAGCAAAGTGGCCATCATTGTGACGGATGGACGGCCCCAGGACAAAGTGGAAGATGTTTCAGCCTCAGCGAGGTCCACTGGGATCGAGATCTATGCTGTGGGGGTAGACAGAGCCGACATGAAATCTCTCAGGTTGATGGCCAGCCAGCCTCTGGATGACCACGTCTTTTACGTGGAGACCTACGGTGTCATTGAGAAACTCACGTCCAAGTTCAGGGAGACGCTCTGTG GGTTGGATGCATGTGACCTGAGACATGACTGTGAGCACATTtgtgtaaacaacaacaaatcttACATCTGCAAATGCCGGGTGGGATACATCCTTAACACAGATGGGAAAACATGCTCACAAGCAAACG GGTTGGATGCATGTGCCCTGGGACATGACTGTGAGCACATTTGtgtgaacaacaacaacaactcttACATCTGCAAATGCCGGGTGGGATACGTCCTAAACCCGAACGGGAAAACATGCTCACAAGCAAACG AGGTCCGCAGTGATGTGTCAGAGGATGCCTGCATGTGTGAAGCTCAGATCGCTTTCCAGAAGAAAGTCCACCACAGCATACAGGAGTTAACCAGCAAAC TGGATGATATCAACAGAAGAGTCCAACAGTTTCGTTTTCGTTAA